The following coding sequences are from one Odocoileus virginianus isolate 20LAN1187 ecotype Illinois chromosome 7, Ovbor_1.2, whole genome shotgun sequence window:
- the PLAC9 gene encoding placenta-specific protein 9 isoform X1 — protein sequence MRPLLCALAGLALLRAPGVFAADEPFIPSRGDSAQSTGCDRYMAVHSRLDVIEETVEKTVEHLEAEVKGLLGQLEELAWNLPPGPFSPIPDLLGDGDGSFGVLRNSMHFLMDFRISQSTRTKGS from the exons ATGCGGCCACTGCTCTGCGCGCTTGCCGGGCTCGCCCTGCTCCGCGCCCCGGGTGTCTTCGCCG CTGATGAACCCTTCATCCCCTCCCGAGGAGACTCAGCTCAGAGCACAGGGTGTGACAGATACATGGCTGTCCACAGTCGGCTGGATGTCATAGAGGAG ACGGTGGAGAAGACGGTGGAGCACCTGGAGGCAGAAGTCAAAGGCCTGCTGGGTCAGCTGGAGGAGCTGGCCTGGAACTTGCCCCCGGGGCCCTTCAGCCCGATCCCCGACCTCCTCGGAGACGGAGATG GCTCTTTTGGCGTTTTGAGGAATTCCATGCACTTCCTTATGGATTTTAGGATCAGCCAGTCCACAAGGACAAAAGGCAGTTGA
- the PLAC9 gene encoding placenta-specific protein 9 isoform X2, translating into MRPLLCALAGLALLRAPGVFAADEPFIPSRGDSAQSTGCDRYMAVHSRLDVIEETVEKTVEHLEAEVKGLLGQLEELAWNLPPGPFSPIPDLLGDGDDRF; encoded by the exons ATGCGGCCACTGCTCTGCGCGCTTGCCGGGCTCGCCCTGCTCCGCGCCCCGGGTGTCTTCGCCG CTGATGAACCCTTCATCCCCTCCCGAGGAGACTCAGCTCAGAGCACAGGGTGTGACAGATACATGGCTGTCCACAGTCGGCTGGATGTCATAGAGGAG ACGGTGGAGAAGACGGTGGAGCACCTGGAGGCAGAAGTCAAAGGCCTGCTGGGTCAGCTGGAGGAGCTGGCCTGGAACTTGCCCCCGGGGCCCTTCAGCCCGATCCCCGACCTCCTCGGAGACGGAGATG ATCGCTTTTGA